From the uncultured Trichococcus sp. genome, one window contains:
- a CDS encoding cold-shock protein encodes MEKGTVKWFNAEKGFGFIERESGDDVFVHFSAILGDGFKSLEEGQAVSFEIVEGNRGAQAANVEKI; translated from the coding sequence ATGGAAAAAGGAACAGTAAAATGGTTTAACGCAGAAAAAGGCTTTGGATTTATCGAACGCGAAAGCGGAGATGACGTATTCGTACATTTCTCAGCTATCTTAGGCGACGGATTCAAGTCATTGGAAGAAGGACAAGCCGTTTCATTCGAAATCGTTGAGGGTAACCGTGGAGCACAAGCTGCCAACGTTGAAAAAATCTAA
- a CDS encoding rod shape-determining protein, which translates to MNFKGKNIGIDLGTANTIVFIAGKGIVIREPSVVAKNIHTGEILSVGEEAFQMLGRTPGTIVASRPMKEGVIADYDTTVAMMKYFIKKATGNAFIKPYVMVCVPSGVTEVEKRAVLDATRTAGAKEAFIIEEPFAAAVGAGLPVHAPTGNMVVDIGGGTTDVATISLGGIVTSRSSTAGGDRMDEAIIQFIRKKYGLLIGERTAEDIKITIGCADIEKAASYGSMEIRGRDMVNGLPKTLEIHAKDVAVAIHDVVENIILSVREVLEETPPEISADVIDHGIVLTGGGALLKNIAEVISAEAEVPVFIANDPLDCVSIGTGETLKNINVYKRKNFRQ; encoded by the coding sequence TTGAATTTTAAGGGTAAGAACATCGGAATTGATTTAGGTACGGCCAATACGATCGTCTTCATAGCAGGCAAGGGCATTGTGATCAGAGAACCTTCTGTCGTCGCCAAAAATATCCATACGGGAGAAATTCTGTCCGTTGGGGAAGAGGCTTTCCAGATGCTCGGCAGGACACCCGGCACCATCGTGGCATCCCGCCCGATGAAAGAAGGCGTCATTGCGGATTATGATACAACTGTCGCAATGATGAAATATTTCATCAAAAAAGCGACTGGAAATGCATTCATCAAACCATACGTGATGGTCTGCGTACCGAGTGGTGTGACGGAAGTCGAGAAGCGGGCAGTTCTTGATGCTACCCGGACAGCCGGCGCCAAAGAAGCTTTCATCATCGAAGAGCCTTTCGCTGCCGCAGTGGGTGCGGGTCTTCCGGTGCACGCGCCTACAGGCAACATGGTGGTGGACATCGGTGGCGGGACGACCGATGTGGCGACCATTTCGCTCGGAGGAATCGTTACGAGCCGCTCCAGTACAGCTGGTGGCGATCGCATGGATGAGGCGATCATTCAATTCATACGCAAAAAGTACGGTCTGTTGATCGGCGAACGGACTGCCGAAGATATCAAAATAACGATCGGCTGTGCCGATATCGAAAAGGCGGCTTCCTACGGCTCGATGGAAATAAGGGGCCGGGATATGGTGAACGGCCTGCCCAAGACTTTGGAGATCCATGCCAAGGATGTGGCGGTTGCGATCCATGATGTGGTCGAGAACATCATCCTTTCCGTGAGGGAAGTGCTGGAAGAGACCCCTCCCGAAATATCGGCTGACGTCATCGATCATGGCATCGTTCTTACAGGCGGCGGCGCTCTTCTGAAAAACATCGCTGAAGTCATTTCGGCGGAAGCGGAAGTCCCCGTATTTATCGCCAACGATCCATTGGATTGCGTCTCGATCGGAACAGGCGAAACATTGAAGAATATCAACGTGTACAAGCGTAAAAATTTTAGACAGTAA
- the mreC gene encoding rod shape-determining protein MreC, with product MNQFFNNKKLIILLISVITFISLIAYSLTNNREDTSVPQQVGNDVTGSIARIFSKPAEVVANFVDSVDNLMNTYEENQSLKSKIDTVYELQVKVYNLEQENARMQEELELKSTLSEYEQINASVVARNPDSWLNQIVIDKGSQDGVAVDMSVMAGNGLIGRVSEVNSTSAKVLLLTTSNDTTNRVSAEIQTESGPVHGIVNGYDENTMMLSMSQIGPDAVINPGDSVATSGLGGVSPSALLIGTVKEVSMDSYGLFKQVTIEPAGEVYNIRFVTVIKRLSGSGE from the coding sequence GTGAATCAGTTTTTTAACAATAAAAAATTGATTATCCTATTGATCAGTGTAATCACCTTTATCAGCTTGATAGCATATTCTCTCACCAACAACAGAGAAGATACATCGGTACCGCAACAAGTGGGGAACGATGTGACAGGCTCCATTGCGAGAATATTTTCTAAACCGGCGGAAGTAGTGGCGAATTTTGTTGATTCAGTCGATAACCTGATGAATACGTATGAAGAAAACCAATCTTTAAAAAGTAAAATTGATACCGTTTATGAACTGCAAGTGAAAGTCTACAATTTGGAGCAAGAAAATGCACGGATGCAGGAAGAGCTTGAATTAAAGAGCACTTTGTCGGAATATGAACAGATCAATGCTTCTGTGGTAGCCCGGAACCCGGATAGTTGGCTGAACCAGATCGTCATCGACAAAGGCTCGCAGGATGGTGTAGCGGTCGACATGTCGGTGATGGCCGGGAACGGTCTGATCGGCCGAGTATCCGAAGTCAATTCCACCAGCGCGAAAGTCCTCTTGTTGACCACTTCAAACGACACGACTAACCGTGTGTCAGCTGAAATCCAGACAGAATCCGGGCCTGTTCATGGCATCGTCAATGGCTATGATGAGAATACGATGATGCTCTCCATGTCCCAGATTGGCCCCGATGCGGTGATCAATCCTGGCGACAGCGTGGCGACATCCGGATTGGGCGGTGTTTCGCCGAGCGCCTTGTTGATCGGCACCGTCAAAGAAGTATCCATGGACAGCTACGGTCTCTTCAAACAGGTGACGATCGAGCCGGCCGGAGAGGTTTACAATATCCGGTTCGTGACGGTCATCAAACGGCTGAGCGGGAGTGGTGAGTAA
- the mreD gene encoding rod shape-determining protein MreD, producing the protein MVQNRSLHHTYFIPVMLYLLLILDGFLINAFPGQFVSEEYILVPHLALFGFVLFSYYFPKQPMQLYAILFGLLFDSYYSGILGIYAVAFSVIVYFVKKMQKYLTENVFVLALLFILAIVMVDSFVFGFYSLIDITQLDFSAFASGRLGPTIVLNIVLFIVIYYPLFKFVSWMYD; encoded by the coding sequence ATGGTGCAGAACAGATCTTTGCATCACACTTATTTCATCCCGGTGATGCTTTACTTGCTTTTGATCTTGGACGGCTTTTTGATCAACGCCTTTCCGGGGCAGTTTGTCAGTGAAGAGTATATCCTTGTGCCGCACTTGGCGCTGTTCGGGTTCGTGCTTTTTTCCTACTATTTCCCGAAGCAGCCGATGCAGTTGTACGCGATTCTGTTCGGCCTGCTGTTCGACAGTTATTACAGCGGCATTCTGGGTATTTATGCAGTCGCTTTTTCGGTGATTGTGTACTTCGTGAAGAAAATGCAGAAATACCTGACGGAAAACGTCTTCGTGTTGGCCTTGTTGTTCATCCTGGCAATCGTAATGGTGGATTCATTCGTTTTTGGCTTTTACAGTTTGATTGATATTACGCAGCTTGATTTCAGCGCATTCGCTTCAGGGCGTTTGGGACCGACCATTGTGTTGAATATTGTGTTATTCATTGTAATTTATTATCCATTGTTTAAGTTTGTATCCTGGATGTATGATTAG
- a CDS encoding amino acid ABC transporter substrate-binding protein translates to MKKLALMLLASTSLLAACGGGAAEDSSATGSEDSGIKETLVMGLDDTFAPMGFKDESGEIVGFDVDLAKEVAERLDVEITFQPIDWAMKETELASGNIDMIWNGYTITEERKEKVLFTEPYLNNSQIIVTMADSAIETKADLAGKVVATQQGSAAFDAINADETGIAAEFDGGAPILYPTFNDVFNDLESGRSDAIVVDEVLGRYTMKLKGEEKFAVLADNFGEEEYGVGVRKEDVALKEAIDATMNDMREDGTYDEIYATWFAE, encoded by the coding sequence ATGAAAAAATTAGCATTAATGTTGTTGGCGTCTACAAGTTTATTGGCTGCATGCGGTGGAGGAGCTGCTGAGGATTCTTCTGCAACCGGATCGGAAGATTCAGGGATCAAAGAAACATTGGTGATGGGGTTGGACGATACCTTTGCACCGATGGGCTTTAAAGATGAAAGCGGCGAAATCGTCGGTTTCGATGTCGACTTGGCGAAAGAGGTTGCGGAACGCTTGGATGTGGAAATCACTTTCCAACCGATTGATTGGGCAATGAAGGAAACCGAATTGGCTTCAGGGAACATCGACATGATCTGGAATGGCTATACGATCACGGAAGAGCGCAAAGAGAAAGTGTTGTTCACAGAACCTTATCTGAACAACAGCCAAATCATCGTCACAATGGCGGACAGTGCCATCGAAACAAAAGCCGATTTGGCTGGGAAAGTCGTCGCGACGCAACAAGGATCTGCAGCATTCGATGCCATCAATGCCGACGAAACGGGAATTGCCGCTGAGTTTGATGGGGGCGCGCCGATTTTGTACCCAACCTTCAACGACGTGTTCAACGACCTGGAAAGCGGCCGCAGTGATGCAATCGTCGTTGACGAAGTGTTGGGCCGTTACACAATGAAACTAAAAGGCGAGGAAAAGTTCGCTGTTCTTGCCGATAATTTTGGTGAAGAAGAATACGGTGTGGGTGTCCGCAAGGAAGATGTCGCACTGAAAGAAGCAATCGATGCAACGATGAATGACATGCGTGAAGATGGAACCTACGATGAAATCTACGCAACATGGTTCGCTGAATAA
- a CDS encoding amino acid ABC transporter substrate-binding protein: MLDKLKKAALVGTGLLLLAGCSGGTADDASASSEVVAEETLVVGLDDTFAPMGFRDDNNEIIGFDVDLAKEVGERIGAEMIFQPIDWAMKETELDSGNIDMIWNGYAITPERAEKVLLSEPYIVDAQSIIVLKDSDIQTKADLEEKLVSTQQSSSSVDKIMEDESGIFEKLGGDLVLYPSNNNSFSDLESGRVDAIVVGEVYGRYYMKQSGKDIYRVLEDNFGEDEMAVAFKKDNAELQERVDAALADMKEDGTFDEIYDKWFYSE, encoded by the coding sequence ATGTTGGATAAGCTAAAAAAGGCTGCTTTGGTCGGAACGGGTTTATTGTTGTTGGCTGGATGCAGCGGCGGGACTGCTGATGACGCTTCCGCCAGCTCGGAAGTTGTTGCTGAGGAAACGCTGGTCGTTGGATTGGATGACACTTTTGCGCCGATGGGATTCCGTGACGACAACAATGAAATCATCGGATTTGATGTCGATCTGGCGAAAGAGGTCGGTGAACGGATCGGGGCCGAAATGATTTTTCAGCCGATTGATTGGGCAATGAAGGAAACCGAATTGGATTCCGGTAATATTGACATGATCTGGAATGGCTATGCCATCACGCCGGAACGGGCCGAGAAAGTCCTCTTGAGCGAACCCTACATCGTGGATGCGCAATCTATCATCGTTTTGAAGGACAGCGACATCCAAACAAAAGCAGACTTGGAAGAGAAGTTGGTTTCGACACAACAATCCTCCAGCTCGGTGGATAAGATCATGGAAGACGAGTCAGGGATATTTGAAAAGTTGGGCGGGGATCTGGTGCTTTATCCTTCCAATAATAATTCCTTCAGCGACCTGGAATCAGGCCGCGTGGATGCCATCGTCGTCGGTGAAGTCTACGGACGTTACTACATGAAGCAGTCCGGCAAAGACATCTACCGTGTCCTGGAGGATAACTTCGGGGAGGACGAAATGGCGGTCGCCTTCAAAAAGGACAACGCGGAACTGCAGGAGCGTGTCGATGCAGCCTTGGCCGACATGAAGGAAGACGGAACCTTCGATGAAATTTACGACAAATGGTTCTATAGTGAATAA
- a CDS encoding amino acid ABC transporter permease: MDLIQTILPSLLDGLKMTLTLFFIIGISSIPLGFLIAVIRVYGPKWLGFLIQIYVFIMRGTPLLLQLMFVFFGLPLIGITLDRFSAAILAYMINYAAYYAEIFRGGITAVPKGQFEAISVLGIGKVRGFFKIIIPQVTKIVLPSVGNEVIALVKDTSLVYVIGLGELLRAGQIAANTYASLVPFLAVGTVYLSVTAVITVLLNKLESKGNF, translated from the coding sequence ATGGACTTGATACAGACGATACTGCCATCATTGCTTGACGGCTTGAAGATGACACTTACGTTGTTCTTCATCATAGGGATCTCCAGCATTCCGTTAGGGTTTCTGATTGCCGTCATCCGGGTTTACGGACCGAAGTGGCTGGGTTTTCTGATCCAGATATATGTCTTCATTATGAGAGGGACACCCTTGCTGCTGCAATTGATGTTTGTCTTCTTCGGTTTGCCGCTGATAGGCATTACACTGGATCGTTTTTCGGCAGCGATTCTGGCATATATGATCAACTACGCTGCCTATTATGCGGAAATCTTCCGCGGAGGTATCACGGCTGTTCCGAAAGGACAGTTCGAGGCCATTTCGGTGTTGGGTATCGGTAAGGTCAGAGGGTTTTTCAAAATCATCATTCCGCAGGTCACCAAGATCGTATTGCCATCTGTAGGGAATGAAGTGATTGCGCTAGTAAAAGATACATCTTTGGTTTATGTCATCGGCCTCGGGGAACTGTTGCGCGCAGGGCAGATCGCTGCGAATACGTATGCCTCATTGGTGCCTTTTCTGGCCGTCGGCACCGTCTATTTATCGGTTACGGCTGTCATTACGGTGCTGCTGAATAAACTTGAATCCAAAGGGAACTTTTAG
- a CDS encoding ATP-binding cassette domain-containing protein gives MLLNAMNLKKSYHDTTVIDDFSFHIDSSEIVVLVGRSGTGKTTLMRLLNNLEKADQGTIAIEDAVLCKQGLKGAEYADRKTRRLYQNKIGMVFQDYALFPNLSVLDNLLEAPLAQKLGSREELTVKAAGLLKQMGLEDKLEAMPSTLSGGQKQRVAIARAMMLNPRVLCFDEPTSALDRESSDSIGKLIQEIAAGGTGILIVTHDIEFGQQYGTRIVSSSEFVKNHLG, from the coding sequence ATGTTATTAAATGCGATGAATCTAAAAAAGTCTTACCATGACACAACCGTAATCGATGATTTTTCATTCCACATCGATTCCAGTGAGATCGTTGTGCTTGTGGGTCGTTCCGGAACGGGCAAAACGACCTTGATGCGCCTGCTCAACAATCTGGAAAAAGCAGACCAAGGCACCATTGCGATCGAGGATGCTGTCTTGTGCAAACAAGGTTTGAAGGGAGCAGAATATGCTGACCGCAAAACAAGGCGTCTTTACCAAAACAAAATCGGCATGGTGTTCCAGGACTATGCTTTGTTCCCGAACCTTTCTGTGCTCGACAATCTGTTGGAGGCACCGCTTGCCCAAAAATTGGGCAGCCGTGAAGAACTGACGGTGAAAGCAGCCGGATTATTGAAGCAAATGGGATTGGAAGACAAACTGGAGGCGATGCCGTCTACTTTGTCCGGGGGCCAGAAACAAAGGGTCGCGATCGCTCGGGCGATGATGCTGAATCCGCGCGTGCTTTGTTTTGACGAACCGACATCCGCGCTCGACCGCGAATCTTCCGACAGCATCGGCAAGCTGATCCAGGAAATCGCAGCTGGAGGGACCGGCATCCTGATCGTTACGCATGATATCGAGTTCGGGCAACAATACGGCACCCGGATCGTGTCCTCAAGCGAATTCGTCAAAAACCATTTAGGATAG
- the rplU gene encoding 50S ribosomal protein L21 encodes MYAIIKTGGKQLKVEVGQAIYIEKLDAEAGDKVTFDEIVFVGGEETKIGAPFVTGASVEGTVEKQGKEKKVTTFKYKRRKDTHRKQGHRQPYTKVIIDAINA; translated from the coding sequence ATGTACGCAATTATCAAAACTGGTGGTAAACAATTGAAAGTTGAAGTTGGCCAAGCGATCTACATTGAAAAATTAGATGCTGAAGCTGGTGATAAAGTAACTTTTGATGAAATCGTATTTGTAGGCGGAGAAGAAACTAAAATTGGCGCTCCATTCGTAACAGGTGCTTCTGTAGAAGGCACTGTTGAAAAACAGGGCAAAGAAAAGAAAGTAACTACTTTCAAATACAAGAGAAGAAAAGATACACACCGCAAGCAAGGTCATCGTCAACCTTATACAAAAGTAATCATTGACGCAATCAACGCATAA
- a CDS encoding ribosomal-processing cysteine protease Prp has protein sequence MIEVKFKEDDHGNLLSFEITGHAGYGVEGEDIICAAVSVLAIETVNSVERLAGYQMLVDEADDEGGYLYAEILSEREAEQQYITQILLKHLFYSLEDVAQTYPDYVTIKMQ, from the coding sequence ATGATTGAAGTGAAATTTAAAGAAGATGACCATGGCAACCTGCTTTCTTTCGAGATTACGGGACATGCCGGGTATGGAGTAGAAGGTGAAGATATTATCTGTGCCGCTGTCTCCGTACTGGCCATCGAAACTGTGAATAGCGTTGAACGTTTAGCCGGCTATCAGATGCTTGTTGATGAAGCGGATGACGAAGGCGGGTATCTCTATGCGGAAATACTTTCCGAAAGGGAAGCGGAACAGCAATACATTACGCAGATTTTACTGAAGCATCTATTCTATTCGCTGGAAGATGTCGCTCAGACATATCCAGATTATGTGACCATAAAAATGCAATAA
- the rpmA gene encoding 50S ribosomal protein L27 encodes MLKLNLQLFAHKKGGGSTTNGRESQSKRLGAKRADGQTVTGGSILYRQRGTKIHPGTNVGIGGDDTLFAKVDGVVRFERLGRDKKQVSVYPTAK; translated from the coding sequence ATGTTGAAATTGAATCTACAATTGTTCGCCCACAAAAAAGGGGGCGGATCTACTACCAACGGACGTGAGTCCCAATCCAAACGTTTAGGCGCTAAACGTGCAGACGGACAAACAGTAACTGGCGGATCGATTTTGTACCGTCAACGCGGAACAAAAATCCATCCAGGTACTAACGTCGGTATCGGTGGAGATGACACTTTATTTGCAAAAGTTGACGGTGTCGTTCGTTTCGAACGTTTAGGCCGTGACAAAAAACAAGTTTCTGTATACCCTACAGCTAAATAA
- a CDS encoding class I SAM-dependent methyltransferase: protein MKATNVESLFGLMDEAIKLLQTEAELSYIEALSETLENLSFEGKAQQVEGLPSNEAVERLNSLYKKMNLEALDKEIIRKSIQLTFIKATKEDKLQMNHQMTPDTIAYLIAYFIGEIKKDKTEKLHVSDLAAGTGNLLNIVLMHLANRGNEVTAEAVDNDDLLISIAANSGSLLGLSEKIHYTHSDSLQELLIAPADIVVSDFPIGYYPVNERAKNYKTAFAEGNSFAHFLMFEQNVNYLKESGWGVFIVPSDIFETDKSSVLMGWLKENVHIQAFLSLPSDLFHKNGMKKSIIIVQKIGEKSIQAEQVLLGEIPDLKNAQKMQSFLDIFHNWSAKMI, encoded by the coding sequence TTGAAAGCAACAAATGTTGAGAGTCTTTTCGGATTAATGGATGAAGCCATAAAATTACTTCAAACGGAAGCTGAACTTTCATATATAGAAGCGTTGTCCGAAACGCTGGAAAATCTTTCCTTTGAAGGAAAAGCGCAGCAAGTGGAAGGGTTGCCTTCAAACGAGGCAGTCGAACGCTTGAACAGCCTCTACAAAAAGATGAATTTGGAAGCATTGGACAAAGAAATCATCCGCAAGAGCATCCAATTGACTTTCATCAAGGCAACGAAAGAAGACAAGCTCCAGATGAATCACCAAATGACACCTGACACGATCGCGTATCTGATCGCTTATTTCATCGGGGAAATAAAAAAAGATAAGACAGAAAAGCTGCATGTTTCAGATCTGGCTGCAGGGACAGGGAATCTTCTCAATATCGTTCTGATGCATTTGGCGAACAGGGGCAACGAAGTGACTGCGGAAGCGGTTGACAACGACGACCTGTTGATCAGTATCGCGGCCAACAGCGGATCCTTGCTGGGATTATCGGAAAAAATCCATTACACCCATTCAGACAGTCTGCAGGAACTGTTGATTGCGCCTGCTGATATCGTGGTGTCAGATTTTCCGATCGGATATTACCCAGTAAATGAGCGCGCAAAGAACTACAAAACGGCTTTTGCGGAAGGAAATTCTTTTGCGCATTTCCTAATGTTTGAACAAAATGTGAACTATCTAAAAGAATCCGGCTGGGGGGTTTTTATCGTTCCATCCGACATTTTTGAAACAGATAAATCATCTGTGTTAATGGGGTGGTTGAAAGAGAACGTTCATATACAGGCGTTTTTGAGCCTTCCATCAGATCTGTTCCATAAAAATGGAATGAAAAAATCAATCATTATTGTTCAAAAAATTGGTGAAAAATCGATTCAAGCCGAACAAGTGCTTTTGGGAGAAATTCCAGATCTTAAAAACGCACAAAAGATGCAATCTTTCCTGGATATTTTCCACAATTGGAGCGCAAAGATGATATAA
- a CDS encoding acetate kinase, translating into MSKIIAINAGSSSLKFTLYAMPEKDVLATGIIERIGLNDSIFTIKHGEGEKFQVTEDIMNHEIAVQKLLDQLLALNIISSYDEITGVGHRVVAGGEIFKDSALVDDLVLEQIEELGELAPLHNPANATGIRAFKKLLPEITSVAVFDTSFHTTMPKVNYLYSIPMEYYEKYAARKYGAHGTSHKYVAERAAEMLGRPIEELKIVTCHIGNGGSITAVQGGKSIDTSMGFTPLAGITMGTRSGDIDASLIAYLMGKLGITDINEFVDILNKKSGLLGLSGVSSDMRDVETAAEGGNENAQIALDIFHNRIIKYIGQYVAIMNGVDAIVFTAGVGENSAPTRKIIIDGISWFGCEIDDEKNNVRGVERIISTDDSKVKVLLIPTDEELMIARDVVRFSEKH; encoded by the coding sequence ATGTCAAAAATCATCGCTATCAATGCTGGTAGCTCAAGCTTGAAATTTACATTATATGCTATGCCTGAAAAGGACGTTCTTGCAACCGGAATAATCGAAAGAATCGGTTTGAATGATTCCATCTTCACAATCAAACACGGAGAAGGCGAAAAATTCCAGGTAACCGAAGACATTATGAACCATGAAATTGCGGTGCAGAAATTACTTGATCAATTATTGGCATTAAACATCATTTCAAGCTACGATGAGATCACAGGCGTCGGCCACCGCGTTGTTGCCGGCGGAGAAATCTTCAAGGATTCCGCGCTTGTGGATGATCTTGTCCTGGAACAAATCGAAGAATTGGGCGAATTGGCGCCGCTGCACAACCCGGCGAACGCTACCGGAATCCGCGCATTCAAAAAATTGTTGCCTGAGATCACAAGTGTGGCCGTATTCGACACTTCTTTCCACACAACAATGCCGAAAGTGAACTACTTGTACAGCATCCCGATGGAATACTACGAAAAATATGCTGCCAGAAAATACGGCGCACACGGAACAAGCCACAAATACGTTGCGGAACGCGCTGCTGAAATGTTGGGCAGACCGATCGAAGAGTTGAAGATCGTTACTTGCCACATCGGTAACGGCGGTTCCATCACTGCTGTCCAAGGCGGAAAATCAATCGACACATCCATGGGCTTCACGCCATTGGCAGGCATCACGATGGGAACTCGTTCAGGGGACATCGATGCATCTTTGATTGCGTACTTGATGGGCAAACTGGGCATCACGGACATCAACGAATTCGTTGACATCCTGAACAAAAAATCAGGCCTGTTGGGTCTTTCCGGCGTATCAAGCGATATGCGCGATGTTGAGACAGCAGCAGAGGGCGGCAATGAGAACGCTCAAATCGCTTTGGATATCTTCCATAACCGTATCATAAAATACATCGGACAATATGTTGCAATCATGAACGGTGTGGATGCGATCGTCTTCACTGCCGGTGTCGGTGAAAATTCTGCGCCTACCCGCAAAATCATCATCGATGGCATTTCTTGGTTCGGTTGCGAAATCGACGATGAAAAGAACAATGTCCGCGGTGTTGAAAGAATCATTTCAACTGACGATTCAAAAGTGAAAGTACTGTTGATCCCTACAGATGAAGAGTTGATGATCGCTCGCGACGTTGTACGTTTCAGCGAAAAACACTAA
- a CDS encoding universal stress protein → MFQEYKKILIPVDGSRESELSFRKAVEVAKRNKAAIIITHIIDTRAIQTPTGFEGSFTDEIVRQSKTLMEEYKTYATNEGITDVHTVIEYGSPKAIIAKDLPAEYGVDLIMIGATGLNAVERLFIGSVSEYVIRNAPCDVLVVRTDLENKPKPKK, encoded by the coding sequence ATGTTTCAAGAGTATAAGAAGATTTTGATACCGGTTGACGGATCCAGAGAATCAGAATTATCCTTCCGTAAAGCAGTGGAAGTGGCCAAACGGAATAAAGCAGCCATCATCATCACTCATATTATCGATACAAGAGCCATCCAGACCCCTACAGGTTTCGAAGGCAGCTTTACGGATGAAATCGTCCGCCAATCCAAAACGTTGATGGAAGAATACAAAACCTATGCTACGAACGAAGGCATAACGGATGTTCATACCGTCATCGAATATGGTTCACCGAAAGCCATCATCGCAAAAGATCTGCCTGCCGAATATGGGGTGGACCTGATTATGATCGGCGCGACTGGCCTCAATGCAGTCGAAAGACTGTTCATCGGTTCCGTATCCGAGTATGTCATCCGCAATGCACCATGCGATGTGCTTGTCGTCCGGACCGACCTCGAGAATAAACCAAAACCAAAAAAATAA